The DNA region CAAACGCTAGCACCTCAGCTGAGCTAGCCAATGGGACATGCCAACCAGAGGGGcatgtgctaagccctgcccctctttcAGAGGTAGAGTCCAGGCTGCTGGGAGGTGCCTAGTGATGCACCAAtaggaacccctctcctggagtcaggtggcttagaGACCTAAGCTGTTTCTTGGGGCAATGTGGTAGGTGCTTATCTCACGCTACCCAAAACCTCCACCTTTAgaccaatggttagagcacttccCTGGCATGTGAAAGATGGAGGTTCAGTTCCCCCTCTGCTAGAGAGGGCAAAAGGATTTACATAGGGGTCTCCCATGTCTCAGGAGGGTgcgctaaccactgagctatgggctaGTTGAAGGTGGGGCTCCCTCCATCTCTCATGATGAAGCTGGCTGAAGAGTGGCTGAAGCCTGGGTCTCCCATCTccgtgccctaaccactggactatagagtcattctttctttttctctctggcccaatgactattccactgtggataaacacTTGTTGGGGAGGGAGCGAGAGGACAAGAATGCATGCAAACGAGACTGAGTCTGTGGTCAGggcatagaatcctagaatatcagggttggaagggacctcaggaggtcatctagtccaaccccctgctcaaagggggaccagtCCCCAGACTTTTTTTGCCcaagattcctaaatggccccctcaaggattgaactcacaaccttgggtttagcaggccaatgctcaaaccactgagctatccctcacccggCAGCCATCTGGGAGACTCTGGGTCCAGTGCCCTTGCTCCAGTAACTTTCATCATTTATCCAGAGTGCAGCAGCTCCAATGGGAGAGACGGAAAGAGCACCTCCTGCCACTGCCAATCAGAATATCCCAGAGCTGAGTGGCTGGCGCACCCTCCTGAAAGGTGGGAgaccccctgttcaaatccttcctcCCCTTCAGGTGAGGAGGTGAGGGGAATTGAACTGGAGTCTCCCATCtcccagctgagtgctctaaccattgagcTAAAAGCTATAAAGTAGGTATTACTGCCACCCGCTCCGCTGGCTGGATTTTGAATAGGATCCAATCTTGGGGGCCACCTACTGGATTGGGCGCAGCAGGCATATAGGCGGCTGAACACCTGTCTTCCCCTGGTTCACTGGTCACTCTGGGGCTTCGGTGGGAGATGAGCATTCAGATGCCTAGAAGAGGCAGCCGTGCACATGGCCAGAGGCAGGAACATAGGCACCCGgggaactttcattttaaaaaacgtCAGTGTCGAGTGAGGTTAGGTTACTGTAGGGTTCAGCAGGCGGTTTGTGAATTGCAAGTGAAGCCTAAACTGGGACCTAGGTGGCTAAACCCAAGATTTGAGGGCCTAAGTCTGGGGTTCAGACACCTAAGTACCTTGGTGGATCTCACCATCAGCACTTAGCCCTTCTTTTGtacccacctccccattcccATTCCCCTTTCAATGGTTCCCTTTCCCCTGGGCACAGGGagtgactcctgtctggattctctctctgaCCCAGCAGATGATGGGATGGGGAGTGAGCATGAGGAGGAGAATCTGGAGCAGGAAAGCCCTGAGATGGTGGAATTGGACATGATGTTGCTGGGAAGAGCTGAAGAGAACATTTTCCAGGGTCCTGAACTTGGAGAAGCCTGTGAGAGTCAATGTGGACTGGAGAGACAGCAGGAAAACCACCCAGATGAGAGACTAGGGATATCCACTCACCAAGGAGAAGGGTTTAAGGAATTCAGCAACATCAGCATCAACCGGAGAACAGAGAAGTCAGAAACCCAGAAAACATGCACTGAGTGTGAGAAAACCTTTTCTTGGAGGTCAGAGCTGCTAATCCATCAGAGACTGCAtacgggagagaaaccctacaaatgcctcgactgtgggaaaagtttcacacgaAGCTCAAACCGTAATGctcatcagaggatccacacaggagataAGCCCTATAAAtgcactgagtgtgggaaaagcttcagccaAAGCTCACACCTGGTGAAACATCAGCGGCTGCACGTGGGAGAGAAGCCCTACAAGTGTACGAaatgtggaaaaagcttcagCTGGAGCTCAGACCTTATTGttcaccagagaatccacacaggagagagaccctataaatgcctcgactgtgggaaaagcttcaatcggagCTCGAACCTTAACACGCATCAGAGAGCCCACATGGGAGAGGGCCCCTACAATTGcaccgagtgtgggaaaagcttcagttacTGCTCCTCCTTCATTAGAcaccagagaacccacacaggagagaaaccctacaaatgcaccgagtgtgggaaaaccttcttCGAGAGTTCGGCCCTTATCAGGCACCAGAGGAGCCACACTGGAGAGATGCCCTACAAATGcaccgagtgtgggaaaagcttcttCGAGAGCTCATCTCTTATCAAGCACCAGAGGATCCACACCGGAGAGAAGCCCTACAAATGCCCTgactgcgggaagagcttcaagCAGAGCTCATCCCTCATCAATCATCTGAGGACCCACACCGGAGAGAAACCTTACAAATGCaccgactgtgggaaaagcttcaccgTGAGCTCCGCTCTGATtagacatcagaggatccaccTGTGATAGACACCAGCTGCCAATTTCCCTTCTGGGGCTTGGCCGCTGCTTACGTGAGGCCTGAAGATAGATCTGGGAACCAGAACAGGCAGCTGTGGATCCTTCGAGGTGCTGGGTGTTGGAAAGGGCCCTCAGAAAGCCTGGGTGTTTGGTCTCTTGTTATTCATTCAGTGACCTTGTCCCAGTCTGTCACTGAATGGAGCTGCCTGGAGAAGGACTATGCTGTTTGGGCTGATTCAGGCAGGGGCTGGATCTCACCAGGTGTCAGTATGGCCGTGATGGCGCTCCAATCTCAGATGGGTTGTCTCAGTAATGCACATATTAACAATTAGAAAAGACTGGCCCttattttcctcttcccctggtggtctcctcatcttcctctctctctctttcccctctgtcCAGTCACTGGATTGAAGAAGACCCAGGAGAGTCCCTGAGAGAATGTACAGAGGTAAAGGAGAAAGCTGTGAATCCGAGCTGTCCAGTCAATGAAAcacccccagagccagggggaTCTGGGCATGAGTGTGTTGTGTCCCAGCAGGTCTCCAGGAGGTGCCAGCTGGGTGGGGGCTTGCGGAGCTAGAGGAGGAGAGGTGGCCAGCTGACACAGAGGCAAAGCCAAACCAGACATCAGGCTGATCTCCTGTGTGCTGGCGTGTATTTGAAGGGACACTTCTCATGTATCAGTGGAGACCCAAGGGGCAAGTATTGCTCAGGATCTGATTGGATGGCCCAGTGAAGGATTTCTCTGTGTTTCCTGTCTGTAACTAACTCACAGGGCCCCATGTCTAAATGCAGCTGGGAATCACATTTGGTTTTAGCCCCACAGTAACATCCCTAACCCAGGCGACCCAGCGACAACACAGACACAGGTTGTAGTGAAGATGGAACCTAATCCAATCTTCCCTAAATGGGTTAAAAGCTCAAGCTTCAGTCTGTGAACAAGGACATAACTAGACACCTTATGACCATGTTAAAGTCAGGTGAGGGGAATCTGTGCTGTAACTGGGACCAGCGTGATAAATGTTGCATAGACGGGGCCTGGTGTCTATAGCACAGTTTTTCCTTACAGGTGGGAGGCATCAAAACTGAAGTTCTAACCCTGTTAATGAGTTCAGCTTGAAGCCTGGAACATGCCCAAGCTAGAGTATGGGCCTCTAACATGTTTATTTGCTTGTCCACATAGGCAAGAAGAAACACTGTAATTACACAATCTGGCCACAAACTTATTCAAACATgctgggccagaacctcagctggtgtaaatcagtgtagctttgACACCAATGGAGCGttgttgatttacactagctgaggatgtggccagGTGATTTCTGTAGGAGCTCTGTATCGGGGCTGTCTGCACTCTTTCCATTTTCTGCCTGCCCTAGTAAAGAAGCTTTGGTTACTGTacgtgtgtgtgtctatgtgtttATTGAAAACCCAGAGGGACTGCAGCCAGGTGACTGAGGAGCCTGCAGCATTGGCCTCTGGGTGCATGTTGCGCATGGTGCATTGCTCAATGTTTGAGGTCTGGACACTGTGCAGCTCACAGTTTCCATTTATCTCGGAGTCATCCCTCAAGTCTCTCATTAAAACACTTTTCCCAAGGGGTCCATCAACTCCAGAGCACACAACTGGAGCAGGTTTTCCCCTGGTTTGGGGGAAATTGGTGCCAACTCTGCCAGCACAAAGATGCCCTAAAGCCAGTCTAACACAGCATTGGCTGGTGCGGAGGCAGAGTAGCAGCTCCTATACCACCTACCCTCTCTGGGGGTGGTGCAGAGGCATGACTACACTATGCCCTGCCAGCCTCTGGCTGCTGTACTGACCCTTTGAGGGCATTGGCAACCCATACAAGTCAGCCTGGTCTAACCTGCATCTGGGGTCAAGTGCTCCTAGGATGGGGGAAATATAAAAGATTGCTTAAATTCGCCTTTTCACCTCCCTCCTGAGTTGCACTGAACATGGGAGCCAAGCAATCTTCTCTCTAATTTTTGACAGGCCGTGCGCGCaaaaa from Malaclemys terrapin pileata isolate rMalTer1 chromosome 13, rMalTer1.hap1, whole genome shotgun sequence includes:
- the LOC128848309 gene encoding zinc finger protein 501-like isoform X1 codes for the protein MQENYESLILLDFPIPKPNVISRMETVEELGVPDPHAAKEWEILRVAPTADDGMGSEHEEENLEQESPEMVELDMMLLGRAEENIFQGPELGEACESQCGLERQQENHPDERLGISTHQGEGFKEFSNISINRRTEKSETQKTCTECEKTFSWRSELLIHQRLHTGEKPYKCLDCGKSFTRSSNRNAHQRIHTGDKPYKCTECGKSFSQSSHLVKHQRLHVGEKPYKCTKCGKSFSWSSDLIVHQRIHTGERPYKCLDCGKSFNRSSNLNTHQRAHMGEGPYNCTECGKSFSYCSSFIRHQRTHTGEKPYKCTECGKTFFESSALIRHQRSHTGEMPYKCTECGKSFFESSSLIKHQRIHTGEKPYKCPDCGKSFKQSSSLINHLRTHTGEKPYKCTDCGKSFTVSSALIRHQRIHL
- the LOC128848309 gene encoding zinc finger protein 501-like isoform X2, with amino-acid sequence MQENYESLILLDFPIPKPNVISRMETVEELGVPDPHAAKEWEILRVAPTDDGMGSEHEEENLEQESPEMVELDMMLLGRAEENIFQGPELGEACESQCGLERQQENHPDERLGISTHQGEGFKEFSNISINRRTEKSETQKTCTECEKTFSWRSELLIHQRLHTGEKPYKCLDCGKSFTRSSNRNAHQRIHTGDKPYKCTECGKSFSQSSHLVKHQRLHVGEKPYKCTKCGKSFSWSSDLIVHQRIHTGERPYKCLDCGKSFNRSSNLNTHQRAHMGEGPYNCTECGKSFSYCSSFIRHQRTHTGEKPYKCTECGKTFFESSALIRHQRSHTGEMPYKCTECGKSFFESSSLIKHQRIHTGEKPYKCPDCGKSFKQSSSLINHLRTHTGEKPYKCTDCGKSFTVSSALIRHQRIHL
- the LOC128848309 gene encoding zinc finger protein 239-like isoform X3 gives rise to the protein MGSEHEEENLEQESPEMVELDMMLLGRAEENIFQGPELGEACESQCGLERQQENHPDERLGISTHQGEGFKEFSNISINRRTEKSETQKTCTECEKTFSWRSELLIHQRLHTGEKPYKCLDCGKSFTRSSNRNAHQRIHTGDKPYKCTECGKSFSQSSHLVKHQRLHVGEKPYKCTKCGKSFSWSSDLIVHQRIHTGERPYKCLDCGKSFNRSSNLNTHQRAHMGEGPYNCTECGKSFSYCSSFIRHQRTHTGEKPYKCTECGKTFFESSALIRHQRSHTGEMPYKCTECGKSFFESSSLIKHQRIHTGEKPYKCPDCGKSFKQSSSLINHLRTHTGEKPYKCTDCGKSFTVSSALIRHQRIHL